Proteins encoded together in one Psychrobacter sp. 28M-43 window:
- the ylqF gene encoding ribosome biogenesis GTPase YlqF has protein sequence MDKRASIQWFPGHMNKARNEIKEVMPQMDLVIEVIDARIPYSSENPMVAALRGEKPVIKILNKADLADPELTQAWMDYLEQQDGVKAIACDTEKANDVKRIIAICKHLVPNKVGTGRQIKAMIMGIPNVGKSTLINTLAGRAVAKTGDEPAVTKSQQLIKLDDDIMLYDTPGMLWPKVENENSGYRLAATGGIRDTAFDFADVASYTAEYLMQAYPELLKTRYKIEELPKTDWEFFEVAGRNRGCVRAGNQVDTYRMSEILINELRSAKIGRITLETPAMTEAEEIVVAEQRLAAEEKKKAKEEEKRLRRLKTRKNRK, from the coding sequence ATGGATAAGAGAGCAAGTATTCAGTGGTTCCCTGGGCATATGAACAAAGCCCGTAACGAAATCAAAGAAGTCATGCCGCAGATGGATTTGGTCATCGAGGTCATCGATGCGCGGATTCCATATAGTAGTGAAAACCCAATGGTCGCAGCACTGCGCGGCGAAAAACCTGTTATCAAAATCCTGAATAAAGCTGACCTTGCCGATCCTGAATTAACTCAAGCATGGATGGATTATCTCGAGCAGCAAGATGGGGTCAAAGCCATCGCTTGCGATACTGAAAAAGCCAATGATGTAAAACGCATCATCGCCATCTGTAAGCATCTCGTACCCAATAAAGTCGGGACTGGTCGTCAAATCAAAGCAATGATCATGGGTATCCCAAACGTTGGTAAATCAACGCTGATCAATACGCTAGCAGGTCGCGCTGTGGCAAAAACAGGCGATGAGCCGGCCGTGACCAAGTCACAGCAGCTGATTAAACTAGACGATGACATTATGCTCTATGACACGCCTGGTATGCTATGGCCAAAAGTCGAAAACGAAAACTCAGGCTATCGTTTAGCAGCGACAGGCGGTATTCGTGATACGGCTTTTGACTTCGCTGATGTAGCAAGCTATACCGCTGAGTACCTAATGCAAGCCTATCCTGAGCTGCTAAAAACCCGCTATAAAATTGAAGAGCTGCCAAAGACCGACTGGGAGTTTTTTGAAGTGGCTGGACGTAATCGCGGCTGTGTACGCGCGGGCAATCAAGTCGATACCTACCGTATGTCTGAGATTCTCATTAACGAGCTGCGTAGTGCGAAGATTGGTCGTATCACGCTAGAAACACCAGCGATGACTGAAGCGGAAGAAATCGTCGTCGCTGAACAACGACTCGCTGCTGAAGAGAAGAAAAAAGCAAAAGAGGAAGAAAAACGCTTACGTCGTCTAAAAACGCGGAAGAATCGGAAGTAG